The genomic interval TGGAGGCCGAATTGGATTTTCGGGAGCAGTGCAGAAATCGGATGTTCAACAAAGATTTCGTCATACTGCCTCCCAAGGCTGACTAGGCTTCTTAACAGTGGAAGCATTGGAAAGTCAGACAGCTACTGCGTTAAACAGTGACCACTATTAAACTGAAAAGATGTTTACTTGGGCTGTATCCATTACCTCAAGAGTCTCGAATGGTTCTTGCAATCTATCATTCATTCACTAAATTTTAAACAGATCGAATCAGATTTCTTCTCCTTTTCCTTATACTCTATTAAGTCATCTTGGTTTTGTGTGGAGATGATTTGTTTTGCTTACTGAGTGAGCTAAAAATATAGGAAATATTTAAAATGTATAGCACCTCATGTCAATTGAGGTGAATTTGTATTAAAATAAATAAAACATAACATTTTATCGAAAGAAGTGAATTTGATGAGTCGAAATTTCATATACATATTAATTGTGATTGGTATTGCGAATATTATCGCGCAATTGGGCTTTATCATCGCAAGTTTGTTCGGTTTCATTCATTATTATCCATTTTTCCAGTTAATCGGGAGCTGTTTGTTAGTTCTTTTCGCGATAGATACTTTGAAGTTCAATCGCTCTAAAACGATATATTTAATTGCTGGATTGGCGTTTGTTGTAGCAGGCGTACTTTTAAAGTTATAAAGGCATCAACTCTGATTCGATTGTTCATTTACGTTATAATAAATGTGAAAAGGAGTGAGATGATATGGCGCAATTTCGTAGTGTGACATTAGGCACTAAAAGTATAGACAAAACGATTGATTTATTTCATAATATGTTAGGTATGGCGTACGAAAGAAAGGGCAATCGTGTTCAATTTGGAGATGCGCAACTCAGCCCTGGTACACGCCTTCAATTTGTTGAAATAGCAGAAACCATTGAGCCTGCACATCAACATTTTGTAAGTGTTGCATTACGTACACCGAGTAACGATGGTGTTGATGAATATATGGCCATTTTACAAGAACAGCAACATTCATTTGAAGGGCCTGCACATTTGGATGGTCATCAATTGATACATTTTTCCGATGCCAATGACCAACAATTCAACATTTTTTCAGACGAAGCGAATGTAGGCATTGGATTGGGAATGCCTAATGAAGAGAGTTCTGTCAGTCCGCTACATCAAGTACAAGGACTCGGCCCAGTGATGTTGCGCACACATGAACCGGCTGTGACGATGACGTTACTAAGCGATTTATTTGGTTTTAAACCTATTGCTGAATACACTTCACCTAAAGCAAATCAACGTGTCATAGTTATGGAAGGTGAGGGCGGTGGTTTAGGTGCTGAAGTGCATATTTATAAATCAGACACAGTACAGATTCCACCTTATGGCATCGTTGAACAACTCGAATTTACGGCACAACACGAAGACGAATTTAATTATGCGTTGAATCAACTGACACATCACGATATCCCTTTTCAACAACTTAAAAATGATCAACATGAGACGCGTTCTATTCGTGTCAATGATATTAGTGGTTTAGCATTGATTTTAACATTAGCGCATGCAACGAAAGGAAGTTAAACTATGTTACATGAAACTTGGAAAACGCGTACACCACTTAAAAAAGTGAAAGTCGTTCATACAGATGCAAAGAAATTTACTGTCAGCGATATGTTAACTGTTGGCGAAACATATGATGTCGTTAACGAGACTGAAGAATACTATCAAATTATTGATAATTCAGGACACGTAGGCGGTTATTACAAAACTTATTTTGAAGAAGTATAAGCACTTCTTTCGTTATAACGATTTAAAATTTCAAAAAGCGGGGGTATCTCGTCGATACTCACGTCTTTTTTCATGCACTTTAACAGAAAGGGAAATGACAATGGTTAAAGAATTTACTGGTTATATTAACTCCGATGAAACTGTTCTTGGAGATGCAATCAAGCTGTTCGAATTGAATAAAAATATTTTGTTAAAAGGGCCAACTGGTTCAGGAAAAACAAGATTAGCTGAAACTTTAAGCGAAATCACTGAATTACCGATGCATCAAATTAACTGTTCTGTTGATTTAGATGCAGAAAGTTTACTCGGCTTTAAAACGATTAAAACATCAGATGAAGGCCATCAAGAAATTGTATTTATCGATGGGCCAGTCATTCGGGCGATGCGTGAAGGTCACATTTTATACATCGACGAAATCAATATGGCGAAACCTGAAACGTTACCAATTTTAAATGGTGTGTTGGACTATCGTCGTCAACTGACAAACCCATTTACAGGTGAAGTCATCAAAGCCGCACCTGACTTCAAAGTCATTGCAGCCATTAATGAAGGCTATGTCGGGACACTACCGATGAATGAGGCGTTAAAAAACCGTTTCGTCGTCGTCAATGTAGATTATATTGACGGGCAAACTTTACATGATGTCATAAAAGCGCAAAGTTTATTGCAAGACGATCCATTAATTGACCAAATTATTAAATTCAATGCTGATTTACGTACGATGACACAACAAGGGCAATTGTCTGAAGAGGCAGCAAGTATTCGTGCTTTAATCGATATGAGTGATTTAGCGACTGTGATGCCGATTGAACGAGCAATTCAGCGTAGTATCATTGATAAATTAGAAGATGAACGTGAACAACAAGCGATAATGAATGCGGTAGAACTTAACTTTTAGAAGGTGATATTATGAGCGATCGCTTTATCATGTTTAACGACGAACAACTTGATGCCATGAAAATGATGATGTTACAAGATTTGGCACGCTTGTTGTTGAAAAATCCAAATACACAAGTGAAAGTCCACAAATTTCCGTATTATGATGCAATCAATGATGAGTTAATTTGTAGTTCTTTTTGGGCTCATCGACCTGAACATATTGAACATATCGGACTGAAGACAGACGTTTTACTTGCGACTTATAGTTATTTTGATATGGAACCACAAATTGTCAGTGAAGTCGTGGCGAATGAAGAAGGATTCAATCATCCGAAACTATATCGTCAACTTTTTAAGATGATGGAAGAGATGCGTATTTTAAATTTAATAGAACGCGAACGCCCACGTACACAAAAAATGATTCAACTTCGCAAGCAAATACGGCAACAATATAGTGCGTCACAAATTAATGTGTATCAAACAAAAACATTATTTACAGATTTGTTCTTTTTAAATTTAGAATATTCATTTTTACGAGATGATTTTTATACAATTCCGCATATTCATCCTGATTTTCAGCCGACATTAGAATTTATTTATCAATATTTGCCGGATGCCTTTCAACTTCAGTCAAGTGAAGAAACCATGTATTTAACGCAAAGGATGATGTATCAAGTAGATGACTGGTTAGACGAAGATATGTTAAATGAATATTATCACATCCCGCGCCACGTCTATGAAGCATTATGCCAATTTACACTTGAAGATTTGAAACGTGTCGATGCCGCAAATACGAATCAGCATAATGGAACTGAAGAGGACGATGTCGAAACTGAAAAAATAGAGTCTAAAAATATTGATAGCGAATCTGCTGGTGGTGCTTATCTCGAAATGGAACTCCATGAAGGCGAAAACAGTGATGTACTGGGTGATGATAGTGCACGTGAAGGTGACAGCACTGATGATATGACAGACATGATGAGTAAAAAAGGCAAAGGTTCAAACGATACTTTAAATGATCAAGAAGGTGGCGAACAAGGGCCTTCAAATGCATTACTGAGTCTTAAAGGTATTAACCAATATGTGGATATCAAGTGGAATGTGCCAGATATTTTACCAGAATACATTGAAAGTTATCGTCAAGTTCAAACATCTGTCCAATTTGAAATCAAGGATCTTATTCAAATTATTAAAAAGACGATTGATCGTGAATATCAAGACGTGCGTACGAATTTAACGAAAGGCCGTTTGCAGCGTAACTTGGTCAATTGGTTTATAGATGATCAGTACAAACTATTTTATAAAAAAGCTGACCAAAGCCGTACTTTTGACGCTACTTTTACATTATTAATTGATGCATCAGCAAGTATGCACGACAAAATGGACGAAACGATTAAAGGCGTTGTGTTATTCCATGAAACATTGAAAGCACTCAATGTAAAACATGAAATACTTGCGTTTAATGAAGATGCGTTTGATGCAGATGCACAATATCAACCGAATATTATAGATGAGATAATTAATTACCATCAGTCAACATTCAATACCGAAGCACCGAGAATAATGTCACTGACGCCTCAAGACGATAATCGCGATGGGGTAGCGATTCGTGTCGCAAGTAATCGCTTATTGTCTCGTTCGGAACTACAGCGTTTTCTCATTGTCTTTTCGGACGGTGAACCTTCTGCATTTAACTATAGTCAAGACGGCATTTTGGATACGTATGAAGCTGTTGAAAACTCACGCAAACTCGGTATCGAAGTGTTCAACGTGTTTTTAAGTCAAGAGCCAATGACTGAATCGATCGAACAGACCATTCATAACATTTATGGACAATATGCCATCTTTGTCGAAGGTGTCGAACATTTGCCAAGCTTACTTTCACCACTACTGAAAAAGTTGTTATTGAAGTCGTTTTAGTCATTTTTTGTCTATTTTGTAACAACAATTTTCAAATTTTCAGAAATTTTATAGACGGCTACACGTTCTTGTGATAGAATGAATCATATTTTATTTAGAAATTTTAAGGAGTAGCGTTATGAATAAAAACACTTTATTTATTGGGTTTATGTTATTTGCCATCTTTTTTGGTGCAGGGAACTTGATTTTCCCACCAAATTTAGGACTAGAAAGTGGACAATTCTTTTGGCCGTCAATTTTAGCTTTTGTCATTACGGGTATTGGTCTTCCGTTGATGGGCGTGATAGTAGGTGCCTTAGACAAACAAGGTTACATTGGTTCAATTAACAAAATACATCCCGTTTTCTCAGTTGTATTTTTAGTTTCGATTTATTTAACGATCGGACCGTTATTTGCCATTCCACGTACAGCATCAACGTCTTTCGAGATGACTGTGACACCGATTATTCATTCGAGTAGTCCAGTTTGGTTATTCGTTTTCTCAGTTATCTATTTCTTAATCGTGTTGTACTTATGTTTGAACCCTGGCAAAATCGTTGACCGTATCGGTGCCATTTTAACACCACTTCTTTTAATCACGATTATTGCGATGATTATTAAAGGTTTCGTAGATTTTGGAGGTAGCGCACAAAACACTGCTAACCCTGAGGCATATACTTCTGCGTTAGGTGGTTTTTCTAAAGGTTTCACTGAAGGTTACTTAACGATGGATGCGATTGCGGCAATTGCGTTTTCAATGATTGTTGTAAATGCAATTAAAGCTACAGGGATTAAACACGCGAATGATATTTTCAAACAAACTGCAATGGCAGGTATCATTGCTGCCATCGCTTTAGCAATCATTTACATTTCTTTAGGATTCATTGGTAACCATATG from Staphylococcus sp. MI 10-1553 carries:
- a CDS encoding DUF6501 family protein, with the translated sequence MLHETWKTRTPLKKVKVVHTDAKKFTVSDMLTVGETYDVVNETEEYYQIIDNSGHVGGYYKTYFEEV
- a CDS encoding VOC family protein; translated protein: MAQFRSVTLGTKSIDKTIDLFHNMLGMAYERKGNRVQFGDAQLSPGTRLQFVEIAETIEPAHQHFVSVALRTPSNDGVDEYMAILQEQQHSFEGPAHLDGHQLIHFSDANDQQFNIFSDEANVGIGLGMPNEESSVSPLHQVQGLGPVMLRTHEPAVTMTLLSDLFGFKPIAEYTSPKANQRVIVMEGEGGGLGAEVHIYKSDTVQIPPYGIVEQLEFTAQHEDEFNYALNQLTHHDIPFQQLKNDQHETRSIRVNDISGLALILTLAHATKGS
- the brnQ3 gene encoding branched-chain amino acid-like transporter carrier protein BrnQ3 gives rise to the protein MNKNTLFIGFMLFAIFFGAGNLIFPPNLGLESGQFFWPSILAFVITGIGLPLMGVIVGALDKQGYIGSINKIHPVFSVVFLVSIYLTIGPLFAIPRTASTSFEMTVTPIIHSSSPVWLFVFSVIYFLIVLYLCLNPGKIVDRIGAILTPLLLITIIAMIIKGFVDFGGSAQNTANPEAYTSALGGFSKGFTEGYLTMDAIAAIAFSMIVVNAIKATGIKHANDIFKQTAMAGIIAAIALAIIYISLGFIGNHMIIPEETMKKLVENDQNIGAYLLITMADTGFGSLGKYLLGIIVALACLTTACGLIVSVSEYFNSILPKISYKVYVFIFTIISFILSNLGLNAVIKLSIPVLLIVYPIAITTVLLILIARLVPTRPITQQITVAVVTIESILSVINANGWAKIGFINQLPLHEHSLEWFPIAVITIIIGYIIGAFMKNSDIIVYEKE
- a CDS encoding vWA domain-containing protein encodes the protein MSDRFIMFNDEQLDAMKMMMLQDLARLLLKNPNTQVKVHKFPYYDAINDELICSSFWAHRPEHIEHIGLKTDVLLATYSYFDMEPQIVSEVVANEEGFNHPKLYRQLFKMMEEMRILNLIERERPRTQKMIQLRKQIRQQYSASQINVYQTKTLFTDLFFLNLEYSFLRDDFYTIPHIHPDFQPTLEFIYQYLPDAFQLQSSEETMYLTQRMMYQVDDWLDEDMLNEYYHIPRHVYEALCQFTLEDLKRVDAANTNQHNGTEEDDVETEKIESKNIDSESAGGAYLEMELHEGENSDVLGDDSAREGDSTDDMTDMMSKKGKGSNDTLNDQEGGEQGPSNALLSLKGINQYVDIKWNVPDILPEYIESYRQVQTSVQFEIKDLIQIIKKTIDREYQDVRTNLTKGRLQRNLVNWFIDDQYKLFYKKADQSRTFDATFTLLIDASASMHDKMDETIKGVVLFHETLKALNVKHEILAFNEDAFDADAQYQPNIIDEIINYHQSTFNTEAPRIMSLTPQDDNRDGVAIRVASNRLLSRSELQRFLIVFSDGEPSAFNYSQDGILDTYEAVENSRKLGIEVFNVFLSQEPMTESIEQTIHNIYGQYAIFVEGVEHLPSLLSPLLKKLLLKSF
- a CDS encoding ATP-binding protein, translating into MVKEFTGYINSDETVLGDAIKLFELNKNILLKGPTGSGKTRLAETLSEITELPMHQINCSVDLDAESLLGFKTIKTSDEGHQEIVFIDGPVIRAMREGHILYIDEINMAKPETLPILNGVLDYRRQLTNPFTGEVIKAAPDFKVIAAINEGYVGTLPMNEALKNRFVVVNVDYIDGQTLHDVIKAQSLLQDDPLIDQIIKFNADLRTMTQQGQLSEEAASIRALIDMSDLATVMPIERAIQRSIIDKLEDEREQQAIMNAVELNF